The segment CAGCGGACGCGGCCTTCGATCGCGGCAACAATACTGCGCGAGATGTCCCAGCCGGCGACTTGACACTTCGCCGCCAGCTTCTGTTGCGACCAGCCAAGCCGGTTCCGCGCTTCGCGCACTCTCGGACCCACGATGTTTTTCGCCGCAGCCATTGTCTGAAATTCCAGACTTGACCCTAGCAGCTTTGCCGGGCCTTAGTGTCTGGATTTCCAGACAACCTGCTCGGCGGAGGCTAAATCCTAGCCGCCTCCCGGTTTTTCCGTTTCACGGTCTCACCGCCGATCCTCCACTCGTCACCGCCCGCTCTTTCATCATGTCCGACGCCCACCCGATCCGCTCAACTCACCGCGCCGGACGCTACATCTTCGTCTGGGATCAGGGCGTCGTGTTCAGCACGGACGAGGTGCCGACGCAGCGCGATCTCGCCTACGCCAAGGTCGGAATGCTCACCATCGTGAACGTCGACGCTGGTCGCTACTACAGCCATCAGCCAGATCACCGACCTGGCTTACAAGAGAAACGTCGCTGGCGGCGGATGCCACACGCCGTGTTGCGCAACGGCGAACACGTCTTGGCTGACGAGTGACCGAGCAAAGGGCGCAGCGGGTCTGCGCCCCTACGGATTCCCTCGGCGAGGCGGACGAGCAGCCAGGTCATCGACCTGGCCTACCGGGAGAACGCCGCTGGCAACAGCGGCAGTCGGACCGCAGCCATTTGCCTGGAGAGGATCAACAAACCGCGGCCCCAGCCGCTTCCAAACGCCCACGATCGAATCGAGCCGGTCCGGTCCGGAAACCGTCCGCTCGTTCGTTGAGGCATTGAATCCCCATCCAACATGCTCTCCGTGGCTCTTATTCTCATTCTGCTTGTCGTTCTCGTGGCCACTGACGCCGCGCCGTCACGTGGCGAGCCCAACGACCGCGCGCGCTGAACCAAACCGCCCATTCCGCCCCAGGAGTAAAACCATGTCCAACCTGCGCGTGCATTGCTTCGGCCTCTCCATCGACGGGTTCGGCGCCGGGCCGAATCAGACTCGCGAAGCCCCGCTCGGGGTCGGCGGCGAGGACCTCCACCAGTGGTTTTTCCCCACCCGGGTTTTCCAAAAAATGATCGGCAAAGCCGACGGCACGACGGGCGTGGACAACGATTTCGCCGAACGTGGATTCGCCGGGATCGGCGCGTGGATCATGGGGCGCAACATGTTTGGGCCGATTCGCGGCGACTGGCCGGATGATCATTGGAAAGGCTGGTGGGGTGACACTCCGCCGTATCACACGCCGGTGTTCGTCCTTACTCATCACCCGCGCGCATCGCTGCAGATGGAGGGAGGCACGACCTTTCATTTTGTGACCGATGGCATTCATGCCGCGTTGCAGCGCGCGACAGAGGCGGCGGGTGGACAGGATGTGCGCGTGGGCGGTGGGGCAGCGACGATCCGGCAATACCTGCAGGCCGGATTGGTCGACCAGCTCCATTTGGCAATTGCCCCGATCATCCTCGGAAGCGGTGAAAGTCTTTTGTCCGGCATCGATCTCCGAAAACTCGGCTACACCTGTGTCGAGCAGGTGACGACTCCCGGCGCCTTGCACGTCGTGCTCGCGAAGTCCCGGTAAGCCTAGCGCGACGCTCGCCATTGGCAGGCCGCATTCGGCTGCGACTTCCCGACACGTCCCCGTACCGCGGCGATGATCGATCGACCGCCGACAGTCGCAAGCGCATGATCCCCGTTGCCCAGAACCTGGGCAAATGACGCCGATTGTGCCTCCAAGCTTTCTCGTGCGGCTCACCTCGGAGTCACGGCCTACCGCGCGCCGTGAACCAGGTTGCGAGTGTATCGCTAATGTCGGCGCGATGGCTGAACATCGCAAAATGATCCGCGCCCTCGATTACCCGCAGGTCCGCGCGGAGATTCCGGCTGCTGAGCCGTTTCACCGACTCAGCAACATACGTCAGGGGTACACGATCATCGAGGGTTCCGGTCAGGATCAAGACGTCTGGTCGGTAATCCGCGGATGTGAATGCAAGCCGACCCAACGCTTGTTCGTCGAAAACGGGCGAGATAAAAACGAACGAGCGGAACCGTTGTGGCGCCGCTTGCAGGAGTTGAGTTACGCCGCGGCCGCCGTTCGACAGCCCTACGACGTGGATGCGGACTGGATCAATCCGTAGTCCAGCCGGCAGCGCGGCGAGCGCCTGGTCGATCGCCGCCGCAGCTTCGCCATTGCTCCAGCTGCCCATGCCCCCGCTCGGGGCCACGATGAGTGCTCCAAGCTGGTCGGCGACTCGCGAAAGAACCCAAACGTAGCCTTTCAGATTTCCTCCGCTGCCGTGCAGGAAGACGATAACCGGGAGCGGCTTGGTGCGGTCAGCATTCGGCGAAACGTAGAGAAAGGATTCTGGGACTAGCGGACGATGGCCAAATATCCGCAGGTACGCATCGGGCATCAACGAACCCGCTGCGCTAAAGTCGGCGTCCGCTCCCAGCTCACGGTAGATTTCTTTTGTCAGTCGCTTCAACTCGGCGCACTGCGTGCGGGTGAACAGCGGGTCGAACACCGCGGCGACCGTGAAGCCGAGCATCAGCTGATCAACCTCGGGCAAAAAACGTCCGAGCCCAAACCGCTCCGAAAAGCCAGTCGCGTGCGTGGAGATTCGCTGAAGCTTGGCAGGGCTGCTCACCGGTCCCGGCGGAGCATGCACCACCACGGTCAAGCTGAGTAGCGTGGCCGCAATCAGCGCAGCACGCGCGACCTTCCTTCGCCCCGAAATCGCCCGTGGTCTGCCCCAAGACGCCAACAGCGGAAGCGCGGCCCACAAAACGGCGGCCAAACCGAACAATCGGCCGTCCCAAGTGGCAGCCGTAACGGTCAACAACAACGCCGGCGGCCCAAGGAGTGCGGCCCAACCCGCACTGAGCAGCTGAATCCAAGCGCTCACGGCGATAGTGCAGCCGAGCTCACGCTACTTTATCTGGTCCCGGCGGCTGCTAGCGCTCGGTGATCACGGTGCTCCCGCGGATGGGGAACACTTCATAGGCGAACGGCAGGTACAGCTCGACTTCGGAAACACTCGAGCGCTCCCATTTCAACCGAGCATCGAGTCCCTTCACTACAATTTCGAAGCCTTCACCAAACATCTCGCGGAGCCGCTTTACGTCCGCCGCAATGGCTTGGATCACGTCATAGCGATACCGCTCCGGGTTCCGAATGCTGAGTCCGAGATCGCCAGTGAACACCTCGGTTCGACCGTCACCACGAATCGAACGAACAAACGATCGCAAGGCTTCGGCCAGTGCGCCCACGTCGTCCGATTCGCTCAGCGGAATTTTCGCATAAAGGGTAACGCGGCTCGTGTCTCGTTTTTCCGATACATCGTTGAGCGGGATCTGGTAGTGCCCCGGATTCAGCGTGAACTCCTCCGTAAACAATTCGATTTTCGAACCGCGCGGAACGCCGGTGACCATGCCGCTCAACGTCGCGTACACCTCATCCCGCCGTCGTTCCGGTTCGCGAGTGTCGTTGACCAGCGAGATCTGCAGCAGCAGGTAATCAGCCCGCTTCTTTACCACGATCGGAGGTTTCTCTGTAGCGCGCGCCGACGAGATTTCGAACGGCGACAAGACGATCACTTCGTCTTGGGCGCGAGCGGTGAGAGCGAGGCAGAGCAGGATGGCGACAAGAGCGATCTTCATGGGTGGAGCACTGGATTTCTTCACAGCTGTGGGGACTCATCGAAACCGAGCAAGGCAGCCGTCGATATTTCTTTACCCGTTAACGCGGCACAGCAACGCCAACTTGCCGAGGAAGTAGCCAATCAGCCAGGTCGCTGACCTGGCCTACAGCGGCGCCAGGTCTTGGCCACTATGGGTCGATGTCCCTGCGCCTTCTGTGCCTTTTTGCGGCCAGAGTCCCAGGTCTTCCGTGTGCTCCATGGGCGGCTCGCCCTGCTCCACCGAGCTCGATCATTGCGGGCAAGATGCCCGCGCTCCCATTTTTGGCTCGTTCTAGATTCGCTCGATTCGCGTGATTCGCGGGCCACCGCAGCCAGCTCTTGTGCCTTCTGCACCTTTTTGCGGCCAGAGTTCCGTGTCGTCCGTGTGATCCGTGGGCAACCGGTTCGGCCAATGGTTGGGGGCGAGACGCCCGCGCTCCCAGCGGCCCGCTTCAAATTCACCCGATTCGCGTGATTCGCGGGGCGACCTCAGCCAACTCTTGCGCCTTCTGCGCTTTTTCGCGGCCAGCGTTCCGGGTCTTCCGTGTGCTTCGTGGGCGGTTCGCTGCTCCACCGAGATCGATCATTGCGCTCAAGGCCGCCCCGCCCAAGCCCGCCCCGTCATCAGCGACCGACGGCAGGTCGATCGCGCGGCAGCGATAGTAGATCCAGACCGCGGCCCGCAGCCGCCGGTTAGGTGGCCCGATCCGCTCAGGCATCGGGGCGCGAGATGGCTGCGGGGCCGCGCGGGAATTCACGATGGGCATCGTGCCGGCCAAATTGAAACAAGGCAGGGACGCTGCGGCCACCGTGAACAGGGCGGACGCACACAGCAGTGCGGCGAGCAGACGTGAACCAACGGGAAGGTTCATGGGTGGAGTGAGTCGGCTGGGGGCGGACCAGCGGCGCCGCAACAACGCGGCGCCGCACGATCGACAGCGACGGCGCGACCAGCTCAGCTCGCGCGCAGCGGCACGAGCGAGTCGCCGGACTGGCGCACGCGACGGAGCGGCAGCGACGGCGCGGCGATCGCGGGCGGCACCAGCGGGGGCGGCGTGAACACGACGGGACGAGCCGGCTTGGCGACGCGCGCGGGCGCCGGTTGCGGCTGGTCCGCTTGGGCGAGCCGAGGCAGCCGCGACCCGCGGGGGGACTTGCGATAATCCCAGATCAGTCCGGCGGGCAGGACGGCGGCGCAAAGGAGTCCGATCACGGAGCCGAGATCGAGCGAGTGACCGGTGGCAATGACAGCGGCGAGGAGCAACGCGGCGCAGAAGACAGTGGCGAAAACGTATTTCATGGCGGGCGGAATCGAGGGTGGTGTGGAGGGAGTGTCGCAGGCTCCTGGCGGCGGACACTGCTCGGAGCATCACGACGCCCTTCCAAACGCGCGCCTCCGCGGTTTTCTTTCACGGCCGCGTGTCTTTTGAAAATTTCTCAGCCGGCGTGACGCGCGCCGTGACTGCCTGCGCCCGCGGTACGAGCACCCCCCGGGGCTGCAGGGCGCCCGGCGGGAGAGCATCCCGCCGATGCGCGCCGCCCGTGGGAATTTTCCCGATGCCGCGCGCCGCGCTCGTGACATAACGCCGCGACGCGGCTTGCGGCCCGTGGTCGCGAGCGCACGTTGAGCGGCCGCCGATGAACGAGGAATCCGAGCGCAGCAGCGATTCCCTGCCGACTCGTTTGAGCCTGCTCGGCCGACTGGCGGACCTTTCGGACAACCGGAGCTGGCGCGAGTTTTACCTCACCTACGAAGCGCACATTCGCGGCCTGGCGCGGCGTCGCGGACTACCGGAACAGGATGCGGAGGAGGTCGCGCACGACGTGCTGCGACGCGTGGCCGAGACGATCCGCAACTATCAGCCTTCGGATCGCCGCGGGGCGTTTCGCCGCTGGCTCTTCCAACTCACCCGCTGGCGCGCGTCGGACCGGCTGCGGCAGCGCCGACGCGATGAACCGCCGGTTCGGATTTCCCTCGACCCACCGGCCGACGAGCCGGGCGGCGGGGAACGCGCGCCGTTCTTCGTGCCAGCCGCTCCGCCGCAATTGGACCAGCAGTTCGAGACGGAGGCGCAGCGCTACGCGCTCGCCACCCTGCTGAGCCGGCTCGAGCGCACCGTATCGAAAAAACACCTGCAGATATTTCAGATGGTGATGCTCGACGACGTGCCGGTGCCGCGCGTCGCCGAGTTGTTCCGCACCCAGCCCGCCGCCGTCTACGTGATCAAGCACCGCGTACTGGAAAAATTGCGCGCCGAGGTCGCGGAACTCGGTCCCGTCCTGGAGCTGTCATGACGCCTCGCTCCGCCACACCCGCGGCGACTTCGCCGCGGAGGCCCCGGTCCAGCCCGGACGTCTCCGCGCGGTGGATCCGGGCGCGAGCCCGGCGCGCCGGTCCGCGTCGCGCGCCGGCTCGGTGAGGCCGCACCGTGCCGGCCACGCTGTCCATTCCTGATTTCACGCTGCTGCGCCGTATCGGTGGCGGTGCCTACGGCGAAGTGTGGCTCGGCCGCAGCGTCACCGGCGTGCTGCGG is part of the Opitutus terrae PB90-1 genome and harbors:
- a CDS encoding helix-turn-helix domain-containing protein, which gives rise to MAAAKNIVGPRVREARNRLGWSQQKLAAKCQVAGWDISRSIVAAIEGRVRWVGDFELVLLAQVLQIPPGDLFPTRVDWANLKPNLR
- a CDS encoding dihydrofolate reductase family protein, whose product is MSNLRVHCFGLSIDGFGAGPNQTREAPLGVGGEDLHQWFFPTRVFQKMIGKADGTTGVDNDFAERGFAGIGAWIMGRNMFGPIRGDWPDDHWKGWWGDTPPYHTPVFVLTHHPRASLQMEGGTTFHFVTDGIHAALQRATEAAGGQDVRVGGGAATIRQYLQAGLVDQLHLAIAPIILGSGESLLSGIDLRKLGYTCVEQVTTPGALHVVLAKSR
- a CDS encoding prolyl oligopeptidase family serine peptidase codes for the protein MLGFTVAAVFDPLFTRTQCAELKRLTKEIYRELGADADFSAAGSLMPDAYLRIFGHRPLVPESFLYVSPNADRTKPLPVIVFLHGSGGNLKGYVWVLSRVADQLGALIVAPSGGMGSWSNGEAAAAIDQALAALPAGLRIDPVRIHVVGLSNGGRGVTQLLQAAPQRFRSFVFISPVFDEQALGRLAFTSADYRPDVLILTGTLDDRVPLTYVAESVKRLSSRNLRADLRVIEGADHFAMFSHRADISDTLATWFTARGRP
- a CDS encoding RNA polymerase sigma factor is translated as MNEESERSSDSLPTRLSLLGRLADLSDNRSWREFYLTYEAHIRGLARRRGLPEQDAEEVAHDVLRRVAETIRNYQPSDRRGAFRRWLFQLTRWRASDRLRQRRRDEPPVRISLDPPADEPGGGERAPFFVPAAPPQLDQQFETEAQRYALATLLSRLERTVSKKHLQIFQMVMLDDVPVPRVAELFRTQPAAVYVIKHRVLEKLRAEVAELGPVLELS